One region of Candidatus Polarisedimenticolaceae bacterium genomic DNA includes:
- a CDS encoding AAA family ATPase → MDEGARKRTIEALDAETLEERLREVARLATGARGVDGLELKHLVRVLTGCSLLLTDVYSEDRIARIMQPDRALLSSLVGQLIEEQRRGSGEVLYRIRRLPEDVRVVGDKALFDFGFLGLRRVKGYELGELGSRAYRAAGEALELLAEDRRLRDFFKQNKLLMLPLEDEVGFLHQCADRFPLYAEILRTLHGEAPERPAPTIDLKTNVPLMAAVADAVRETAPESPIVDYAASARGGAEDGALFTRDELLSAYERMLLFAALDIDKLRDALNAMIVDQEAAVSALADEFTLAASGTRDLRKPPGYFLVGPTGVGKNHLVECLGRVLEGAWRVDVPTLTIEGPNYTYPSDINELRGATRGFIRSDEEGLLAAFHERASKSPVAIILVDEVEKAHPQLRTFFLSILDRGTTTDNKGRVLNFANALIFFTSNLGYSEQQQRGNPIGYADDGSRQASADADVRSDLRRALSPEFVNRVRLIHFGRLTEASAERILDLEFERIARRYRDVHDLTLHLDGSARRELLDRGFSPVSGARRLAATLESVCNVAISQRIRQDDRRRAGDRDSLVQWLRGLREHARPFDPNEVRREVLAHVRARLDYASLRIAFRDGAFVYEPEDRRG, encoded by the coding sequence ATGGACGAAGGCGCTCGTAAGCGAACGATCGAGGCGCTCGACGCCGAGACGCTCGAGGAGCGGCTGCGCGAAGTGGCCCGCCTCGCGACGGGAGCACGAGGCGTCGACGGGCTCGAGCTCAAGCACCTCGTCCGCGTTCTCACCGGGTGCTCGCTCCTTCTGACCGACGTCTACTCGGAGGACCGGATCGCGAGGATCATGCAGCCGGACCGGGCGCTGCTCTCGTCGCTCGTCGGGCAGCTCATCGAGGAGCAGCGGCGCGGGAGCGGCGAGGTTCTCTATCGCATCCGCCGCCTCCCCGAGGACGTTCGCGTCGTCGGTGACAAGGCCCTGTTCGATTTCGGATTCCTCGGCTTGCGGCGCGTCAAAGGCTACGAGCTCGGCGAGCTGGGCTCTCGAGCCTATCGTGCCGCCGGCGAGGCGCTGGAGCTCCTCGCGGAAGACCGCCGCCTGCGTGACTTCTTCAAGCAGAACAAGCTCCTCATGCTCCCGCTCGAGGACGAGGTCGGCTTCCTCCACCAGTGTGCCGACCGGTTCCCGCTCTACGCCGAGATCCTGCGTACCCTCCACGGCGAGGCGCCCGAGCGTCCGGCGCCGACGATCGATCTCAAGACGAACGTGCCGCTCATGGCCGCGGTCGCCGATGCCGTCCGGGAGACGGCTCCCGAGTCTCCGATCGTCGACTACGCCGCCTCGGCGCGCGGCGGCGCCGAGGACGGCGCGCTCTTCACGCGGGACGAGCTGCTTTCGGCCTACGAGCGGATGCTGCTCTTCGCGGCGCTCGACATCGACAAGCTGCGGGACGCCCTGAACGCGATGATCGTCGACCAGGAGGCGGCGGTGTCGGCGCTCGCCGACGAGTTCACGCTCGCCGCGTCCGGTACGCGCGACCTGCGGAAGCCTCCCGGTTACTTCCTCGTCGGTCCGACCGGTGTCGGGAAGAACCACCTCGTCGAGTGCCTGGGGCGCGTCCTCGAGGGCGCGTGGCGGGTCGACGTCCCGACGCTCACGATCGAGGGACCGAACTACACCTACCCGTCGGACATCAACGAGCTGCGCGGGGCGACCCGCGGATTCATCCGCTCGGACGAGGAAGGCTTGCTCGCGGCGTTCCACGAGCGGGCGTCGAAGTCGCCGGTCGCGATCATCCTCGTGGACGAGGTCGAGAAGGCGCACCCGCAGCTCCGGACGTTCTTCCTCTCGATCCTGGACCGCGGAACGACGACCGACAACAAAGGCCGTGTCCTCAACTTCGCGAACGCGCTCATCTTCTTCACGTCGAACCTCGGCTACAGCGAGCAGCAGCAGCGTGGGAACCCGATCGGCTACGCCGACGACGGGAGCCGGCAGGCCTCCGCGGACGCCGATGTCCGTTCGGACCTGAGGCGCGCGCTCTCGCCGGAGTTCGTGAATCGCGTGCGGCTCATCCACTTCGGCCGTCTCACCGAAGCGAGCGCCGAGCGCATCCTGGATCTCGAGTTCGAGCGGATCGCGCGGCGCTACCGCGACGTCCACGACCTCACCCTCCACCTCGACGGATCCGCCCGCCGGGAGCTTCTCGACCGCGGCTTCTCGCCGGTCTCGGGTGCGCGCCGCCTCGCGGCGACGCTCGAGAGCGTCTGCAACGTCGCGATCTCGCAGCGGATCCGCCAGGACGACCGCCGCCGTGCGGGGGACCGCGATTCGCTCGTCCAGTGGCTCCGCGGCCTGCGCGAGCACGCGCGCCCGTTCGACCCGAACGAGGTGCGCCGCGAGGTTCTGGCGCACGTCCGCGCGCGCCTCGACTACGCGAGCCTGAGGATCGCCTTCAGGGACGGGGCGTTCGTCTACGAGCCGGAGGACCGCCGCGGATGA
- a CDS encoding DUF4388 domain-containing protein, giving the protein MDGSNGSRLPSSLLSGRLQGISVPDLLWDLCRHRSTGVLHIGTRGITRKVYIDAGRIVFAASSDPNDRLGELLLREGVVTLDQLERAIMRLSGGKRLGAILVESGHLSPENLVRGVLNQVKAIVLGLFPLEDGDYAFAEGPLPTEEVVTLNMRTAEVLLQGIRQIRSFSRIRKSVGSLQTRYRLDAGWASQLDGLEIRDGERVLLQHLEAAPAAGISIDGLCREVFLSNYELYQALWAFRILGIVHEVDRPADAPSRQATDGRLDRVGLPELLVRLSGEGVTGVLRVTRGTLERTLHIKEGMCIFSTSSSIDDGLVAYLLRRGVISLRDREEAARRRLSNKRIGTILLEMGVIDESDLRTSVREQLSEIVFDTFRWDEGDWSFAAGELPTIEEITLHRSVEDLVFAGVRRVTSWTRVRDGCGGLGARLVLKPQYLAVLDRMSVGPEEWELISLLKTPKSVVEVCRESVLGDFRSCQILWALRLLGAIGEAALEASVDAILTPADAPVATPVEAPIEEPEVAAVSETAGDPQPVPLSAADETAEIVSEPWRLAAEKPPEGYRPRMPEPEPEPEIESEAVFETQPEPPPAVEEIPYEAPALDETMHEPPTIEMPQAAAPQSEPQPEPEPEPAVAADDGLPRFELGAPGTGLEDMKVDMRPADAPREFEVDAPGAAPLPEPEPVAAAPEVEPEPEPSASFADLAAEIQASALEAGHTMRISPEEVDAALRPQVPAPASTPAPAPAIVTAEAPPVEMPVAPEPEPVPPGPAWDPPAALEGEIAGFNARHVILFRALRTEVGAGAANFVRSCRASLANGYSEIFATAELRADGSWDPEALRKAIVERRLDDAGSAFRQLLEREMDRLRVHLGEKRATAIAGQLAAIP; this is encoded by the coding sequence ATGGATGGAAGCAACGGATCTCGGCTCCCTTCGAGCCTGCTCAGCGGGCGGCTGCAGGGGATCAGTGTTCCCGATCTCCTCTGGGACCTCTGCCGCCATCGTTCGACCGGGGTGCTGCACATCGGCACGCGAGGGATCACGAGGAAGGTCTACATCGACGCCGGACGGATCGTCTTCGCGGCGTCCTCGGACCCCAACGACCGGTTGGGTGAGCTGCTCCTCCGCGAAGGGGTGGTGACGCTCGACCAGCTCGAGCGCGCGATCATGCGCCTGTCGGGCGGGAAGCGGTTGGGAGCGATCCTCGTCGAGTCGGGCCATCTCTCGCCGGAGAACCTCGTCCGCGGGGTCCTCAACCAGGTCAAGGCGATCGTCCTCGGTCTCTTTCCGTTGGAGGACGGCGACTACGCCTTCGCCGAAGGGCCGTTGCCGACGGAAGAAGTCGTCACCCTGAACATGAGGACCGCCGAGGTCCTCCTCCAAGGCATCCGTCAGATCCGGTCCTTCAGCCGGATCCGCAAGAGCGTCGGCTCGCTCCAGACCCGTTACCGTCTCGACGCGGGCTGGGCCTCGCAGCTCGATGGTCTCGAGATCAGGGACGGCGAGCGTGTGCTCCTCCAGCACCTCGAGGCGGCGCCCGCCGCCGGCATCTCGATCGACGGCCTCTGCCGCGAGGTCTTCCTCTCGAACTACGAGCTGTACCAGGCGCTCTGGGCGTTCCGCATCCTCGGCATCGTTCACGAGGTCGACCGCCCGGCGGATGCGCCCTCGCGCCAGGCGACCGACGGACGGCTCGATCGCGTCGGTCTTCCGGAGCTGCTCGTCAGGCTGAGCGGCGAAGGCGTCACGGGCGTCCTCCGCGTCACGCGCGGAACGCTCGAGCGCACCCTCCACATCAAGGAGGGGATGTGCATCTTCTCCACGTCGAGCTCGATCGACGACGGTCTCGTCGCTTACCTCCTCCGCCGCGGCGTCATCTCGCTGCGCGATCGTGAGGAAGCCGCGCGGCGCCGGCTCTCGAACAAGCGCATCGGGACGATCCTCCTCGAGATGGGCGTCATCGACGAGAGCGACCTTCGCACCTCCGTGCGCGAGCAGCTCTCCGAGATCGTGTTCGACACGTTCCGCTGGGACGAGGGCGACTGGTCGTTCGCAGCCGGTGAGCTGCCGACGATCGAGGAGATCACCCTTCACCGGAGCGTCGAGGATCTCGTCTTCGCGGGCGTCCGCCGCGTCACGTCGTGGACGCGCGTGCGGGACGGGTGCGGCGGCCTCGGCGCCCGCCTCGTCCTGAAGCCGCAGTACCTGGCGGTCCTCGACCGCATGAGCGTCGGTCCCGAGGAGTGGGAGCTGATCTCGCTCCTCAAGACGCCGAAGTCGGTCGTCGAGGTTTGCCGCGAGAGCGTGCTCGGCGACTTCCGCTCGTGTCAGATCCTCTGGGCGCTCCGCCTCCTCGGCGCCATCGGCGAGGCGGCTCTCGAAGCCTCCGTCGACGCGATCCTCACGCCGGCCGATGCGCCGGTGGCGACGCCGGTCGAAGCGCCCATCGAAGAGCCGGAGGTCGCCGCCGTCTCGGAGACCGCCGGAGACCCGCAGCCGGTCCCGCTCTCGGCCGCGGACGAAACGGCCGAGATCGTCTCCGAGCCGTGGCGGCTCGCCGCGGAGAAGCCACCCGAGGGCTACCGTCCGCGGATGCCGGAGCCGGAACCGGAGCCCGAGATCGAGAGCGAGGCCGTCTTCGAGACGCAGCCCGAGCCGCCGCCCGCGGTCGAAGAGATCCCCTACGAGGCTCCCGCCCTCGACGAGACCATGCACGAGCCGCCCACGATCGAGATGCCCCAGGCGGCCGCGCCGCAGTCGGAGCCGCAGCCGGAGCCCGAGCCCGAGCCGGCGGTGGCGGCCGACGACGGCCTGCCTCGGTTCGAGCTGGGCGCGCCCGGCACCGGGCTCGAGGACATGAAGGTCGACATGCGCCCGGCCGATGCGCCACGCGAATTCGAGGTGGACGCTCCGGGGGCGGCACCGCTGCCCGAGCCCGAGCCGGTCGCCGCCGCTCCCGAGGTCGAGCCCGAGCCAGAGCCGTCGGCGTCATTCGCCGACTTGGCCGCGGAGATCCAGGCCTCGGCGCTCGAAGCGGGCCACACGATGCGCATCTCGCCGGAAGAAGTCGACGCCGCATTACGGCCGCAAGTTCCGGCCCCGGCCTCGACCCCGGCTCCCGCGCCAGCCATCGTCACGGCGGAGGCACCTCCTGTCGAGATGCCGGTCGCGCCGGAGCCTGAACCGGTACCGCCCGGGCCTGCCTGGGATCCTCCCGCCGCGCTCGAAGGGGAGATCGCCGGCTTCAACGCGCGTCACGTCATCCTGTTCCGCGCCCTCCGCACCGAGGTCGGCGCGGGGGCCGCGAACTTCGTGCGGTCGTGCCGCGCCTCGCTCGCGAACGGCTACTCCGAGATCTTCGCGACCGCCGAGCTCAGGGCCGACGGCTCCTGGGACCCGGAGGCTCTGCGCAAGGCGATCGTCGAGCGCCGTCTCGACGACGCGGGATCGGCGTTCCGTCAGCTCCTCGAGCGCGAGATGGATCGCCTGCGGGTCCACCTGGGCGAGAAGCGCGCCACGGCGATCGCCGGACAGCTCGCAGCGATTCCGTAG
- a CDS encoding twin-arginine translocase TatA/TatE family subunit, protein MFGSLGGSEVILLFVIALLLFGPRRLPEIGRTLGKAMADFRRATNEFKTSLEREVELDSLKETKRAIESTARPDTLARGMIADVVAATTLTPEDSRKAPETTEAPETGAKPEASPAASDGGPDTVH, encoded by the coding sequence GTGTTCGGCTCTCTGGGCGGCTCCGAGGTCATCCTCCTTTTCGTCATCGCGCTCCTCCTCTTCGGACCGCGAAGGCTCCCCGAAATCGGCCGGACTCTGGGCAAAGCGATGGCCGATTTCCGCCGCGCGACGAACGAGTTCAAGACGAGCCTCGAGCGCGAGGTCGAGCTCGACTCGCTCAAGGAGACCAAGCGCGCGATCGAGAGCACGGCGCGGCCCGACACGCTCGCGCGCGGAATGATCGCCGACGTCGTCGCCGCGACGACCCTTACTCCCGAGGATTCCCGGAAAGCGCCGGAAACGACGGAGGCTCCGGAAACCGGAGCCAAACCCGAAGCCTCTCCGGCGGCGAGCGATGGCGGACCCGACACCGTCCACTGA
- a CDS encoding glycosyltransferase family 9 protein — translation MLGIRALDERLREGGRGLTVLVIRLGAMGDIVRTLPAVRLVRFALPDARICWVAWEPWTEIIEANEEIDEVVHLPRGRLRRLVRSPGGWPGAANLTRELLGRVRGLHADLVLDFHGDLRAGLIGRWSGADVRLGYAGHQQKEGNRLFTTHRVPPGDRRTPRMERNLDLVRALGFPVRPVPDAGLSIPRSDARAAADIAAALPGAPRPYAVLGPGASVRQAYKKPPAALFAAAAAALERSGVVPVVAAGPGEEDDARAVAAAAGGRVSIAPATSLLTLAALLRGAKLFVGGDTGPLHLACGVGCPVVGLYGPTDPLVNSPWNVPFAALSPPGRTYTGIKAKDRVAGGFDGLAPEVVGPAVGEVLAVRA, via the coding sequence ATGCTCGGCATCCGCGCGTTGGACGAGCGCCTCCGCGAAGGCGGCCGCGGGCTGACGGTCCTCGTCATCCGGCTCGGGGCGATGGGCGACATCGTGCGCACGCTCCCCGCGGTCCGGCTCGTGCGCTTCGCGCTCCCCGACGCCAGGATCTGCTGGGTCGCCTGGGAGCCCTGGACCGAGATCATCGAAGCGAACGAGGAGATCGACGAGGTCGTCCACCTTCCTCGCGGCCGCCTGCGCCGCCTGGTCCGTTCCCCGGGAGGCTGGCCCGGCGCCGCGAACCTCACGCGCGAGCTCTTGGGGCGCGTGCGCGGCCTCCACGCCGACCTGGTCCTCGATTTTCACGGCGACTTGCGGGCCGGTCTCATCGGCCGCTGGTCGGGGGCGGACGTGCGGCTGGGGTACGCGGGCCACCAGCAGAAGGAGGGCAACAGGCTGTTCACGACCCATCGCGTCCCGCCGGGCGACCGGCGCACGCCGCGGATGGAGCGGAACCTCGACCTCGTGCGCGCGCTCGGCTTCCCCGTCCGTCCGGTTCCCGACGCAGGTCTCTCGATCCCTCGTTCCGATGCGCGTGCGGCCGCCGACATCGCGGCCGCTTTACCGGGCGCGCCGCGCCCTTACGCGGTTCTCGGTCCCGGCGCGAGTGTGCGCCAGGCGTACAAGAAGCCGCCCGCGGCGCTCTTCGCGGCCGCCGCCGCGGCGCTCGAGCGGAGCGGCGTGGTGCCGGTCGTCGCGGCCGGGCCGGGCGAGGAAGACGACGCGCGCGCGGTCGCCGCGGCGGCCGGCGGGCGCGTATCGATCGCGCCCGCGACGTCGCTCCTCACGCTCGCCGCGCTGCTACGCGGTGCGAAGCTCTTCGTGGGCGGCGACACCGGACCCCTCCACCTCGCGTGCGGGGTCGGCTGCCCAGTCGTCGGCCTGTACGGGCCGACCGATCCGCTCGTGAACTCGCCTTGGAACGTCCCGTTCGCGGCGCTCTCCCCGCCGGGCAGGACCTACACCGGCATCAAGGCGAAGGATCGTGTCGCCGGCGGCTTCGATGGACTCGCTCCGGAAGTGGTCGGACCGGCCGTCGGCGAAGTCCTCGCCGTCCGTGCCTAG
- a CDS encoding lipopolysaccharide kinase InaA family protein, protein MSGGWPEPPAGFTRRDDERRALYADSAALTAVLGAGLDREETWERALSAPVAGGRRGTAILGDWRLKALGRGGVLGAMWRDRYPGVSRPVSILRATVEAAARGVPTAAAVALLVTLGPGRMARGFFAVRELDGFEDMGSRARRGTLDEHALAAALAAVRAMHDHGVIHPDLNLGNVLVRETAVAIIDFDRARFLDGGAPFAERQAAIRRLERSCAKITGCAGALGPGSEPLWYELYAGDDASLRARLERGRAVGRLALAAHRARWRITGT, encoded by the coding sequence GTGAGCGGCGGGTGGCCCGAGCCGCCCGCCGGCTTCACGCGACGTGACGACGAGAGACGGGCGCTCTACGCGGACTCGGCAGCGCTGACCGCCGTCCTCGGCGCCGGTCTCGACCGCGAAGAGACGTGGGAGCGTGCGCTTTCCGCTCCCGTCGCGGGAGGGCGCCGCGGAACAGCCATCCTCGGGGATTGGCGCCTCAAAGCGCTCGGACGCGGAGGCGTTCTGGGAGCGATGTGGCGTGACCGGTACCCGGGCGTTTCACGACCGGTCTCGATCTTGCGCGCGACCGTCGAGGCCGCCGCCCGCGGCGTGCCGACGGCGGCGGCGGTCGCGCTCCTCGTCACCCTCGGCCCCGGACGCATGGCGCGCGGATTCTTCGCCGTACGCGAGCTCGACGGGTTCGAGGACATGGGGTCGCGCGCCCGCCGCGGGACGCTCGACGAGCACGCGCTCGCGGCGGCGCTCGCCGCGGTGCGCGCGATGCACGACCACGGCGTCATCCACCCGGACCTCAATCTCGGCAACGTGCTCGTCCGCGAGACTGCGGTCGCGATCATCGACTTCGATCGCGCGCGCTTCCTCGACGGAGGGGCGCCGTTCGCGGAGCGGCAGGCGGCGATTCGCCGGCTCGAGCGCTCGTGCGCGAAGATCACGGGGTGCGCCGGAGCGCTCGGCCCCGGCTCCGAGCCCCTCTGGTACGAGCTCTATGCCGGGGACGACGCGAGCTTGCGCGCCAGGCTCGAGCGCGGGCGCGCCGTCGGGCGGCTCGCGCTCGCCGCTCACCGTGCGCGCTGGAGGATCACCGGAACATGA
- a CDS encoding Trm112 family protein has protein sequence MTLDARLKEMLRCPACKGTLRLLPAEDGLVCDACARLYAIEDGIPDMIVENARPSR, from the coding sequence ATGACACTCGACGCTCGGCTCAAGGAGATGCTCCGTTGTCCGGCCTGCAAGGGGACGCTCCGCCTGCTGCCGGCGGAAGACGGGCTGGTCTGCGATGCGTGCGCCCGCCTCTACGCGATCGAGGACGGGATTCCGGACATGATCGTCGAGAACGCGCGGCCGTCCCGCTAG
- the tatC gene encoding twin-arginine translocase subunit TatC, with the protein MADPTPSTEKSMGFLEHLDELRSRLFRIAIVYLALMALCWFVSDRILEFLMRPIKQHMFAGGDIIFISLTEPFMVYMKASAIGALFLAAPIILWQLWGFVAPGLYRGERRAGVVFIVLGTAFFLAGGAFGYYVALPACASWLLSLGGQFKAQLTLESAFEFENKMLLGAGAVFEMPVVILILARFGIITPGFLWRHFRIAIMVIAIVAAVVTPSGDALTMSIFAAPMIVLYLLGIAFAWLASRNKPEKAR; encoded by the coding sequence ATGGCGGACCCGACACCGTCCACTGAGAAATCGATGGGGTTCCTGGAGCACCTCGACGAGCTGAGGTCGAGGCTGTTCCGCATCGCCATCGTCTACCTCGCGCTCATGGCGCTCTGCTGGTTCGTCTCCGACCGCATCCTCGAGTTCCTCATGCGGCCGATCAAGCAGCACATGTTCGCGGGAGGTGACATCATCTTCATCTCGCTCACCGAGCCGTTCATGGTCTACATGAAGGCCTCGGCGATCGGGGCGCTCTTCCTCGCGGCGCCGATCATCCTCTGGCAGCTCTGGGGGTTCGTCGCGCCGGGGCTCTACCGGGGGGAGCGGCGCGCAGGCGTCGTCTTCATCGTGCTCGGCACGGCGTTCTTCCTGGCGGGCGGCGCGTTCGGCTACTACGTCGCGCTGCCGGCGTGCGCGAGCTGGCTCCTCTCGCTCGGCGGACAGTTCAAGGCGCAGCTCACGCTGGAATCGGCGTTCGAGTTCGAGAACAAGATGCTGCTCGGGGCCGGCGCCGTGTTCGAGATGCCGGTCGTCATCCTCATCCTCGCCCGGTTCGGCATCATCACGCCGGGCTTCCTCTGGCGGCACTTCCGCATCGCCATCATGGTCATCGCGATCGTCGCGGCGGTCGTCACCCCCTCGGGCGACGCGCTCACGATGTCGATCTTCGCCGCGCCGATGATCGTGCTCTACCTCCTGGGCATCGCGTTCGCCTGGCTCGCGTCGCGGAACAAACCGGAGAAGGCGCGGTGA
- a CDS encoding S41 family peptidase: MSRSTRGTVGWTVLFLGGGCLLGGLLSGRAVADADKAAAPVRTFGHILALVEDDSVAKAKPEELVEDAIQGMLHTLDPHSNYLNREAYSEMRDEQRGMFYGLGIQISKRGPDKPLTIIAPIDGTPAAKAGLQPGDVIAKIEGQDTSGLTVQDAVRKLKGEKGTKVTITIQRPGEDAAFDVSLMRDEIPTHSIAHAFMVKPNVGLIRISNFTSTTTAELDDAIGKLKTQGMTRLIIDLRSNPGGLLDQAVGVASRFIPEGKLVVYTRGRIAGSDQDYTAKGDHRTEAPLVVLVDHSSASASEIVSGCIQDHDRGLVVGETTFGKGLVQRVYPLRDGGALALTTAKYYTPSGRLIQRDYSADLDDYFLEGELGDDNAPAPNPETTSREVRRTDSGRTVFGGGGITPDYTVHGEKEPLVLSKMRRDNLFFDYAVKYVAAHPDLKPGFAADDTIVNDFRTFLGAHQFKYEPAQLEAARAPMELRLRSQIARVKWGAEAESKVLAEGDSQIQKALTVFDEAAKLAQAGELGRREKEEKGQDKPPVELKASSPSS, from the coding sequence ATGAGCCGATCGACGCGCGGTACAGTCGGATGGACCGTCCTCTTTCTCGGTGGAGGTTGCCTGCTGGGCGGGCTGCTCTCCGGCCGTGCGGTGGCCGACGCGGACAAGGCCGCCGCCCCCGTGCGAACGTTCGGACACATCCTCGCCCTCGTCGAGGACGACTCGGTGGCGAAGGCCAAGCCCGAGGAGCTCGTCGAGGACGCGATCCAGGGGATGCTGCACACGCTCGATCCCCACAGCAATTACCTGAACCGCGAGGCCTATTCGGAGATGCGCGACGAGCAGCGCGGCATGTTCTACGGCCTCGGTATCCAGATCAGCAAGCGCGGCCCCGACAAGCCGCTCACGATCATCGCGCCGATCGACGGAACCCCCGCCGCGAAGGCCGGTCTCCAGCCGGGCGACGTCATCGCCAAGATCGAAGGCCAGGACACGAGCGGCCTCACCGTGCAAGACGCGGTGCGCAAGCTCAAGGGCGAGAAGGGCACGAAGGTCACGATCACGATCCAGCGCCCCGGCGAAGACGCCGCGTTCGACGTGTCGCTCATGCGCGACGAGATCCCGACGCACAGCATCGCGCACGCGTTCATGGTGAAGCCGAATGTCGGATTGATCCGCATCTCGAACTTCACGAGCACGACGACCGCCGAGCTCGACGACGCGATCGGCAAGCTCAAGACGCAGGGGATGACGCGGCTGATCATCGACCTCCGCAGCAACCCCGGCGGCCTGCTCGATCAGGCGGTGGGCGTCGCGAGCCGGTTCATCCCCGAGGGCAAGCTCGTCGTCTACACGCGCGGGCGCATCGCCGGGTCCGATCAGGACTACACGGCGAAGGGCGACCACCGCACGGAGGCCCCGCTCGTCGTGCTCGTCGATCACAGCTCGGCCTCCGCGAGCGAGATCGTCTCGGGCTGCATCCAGGATCACGACCGCGGCCTCGTCGTCGGCGAGACGACGTTCGGCAAGGGCCTCGTCCAGCGTGTCTACCCGCTGCGCGACGGCGGGGCGCTCGCGCTCACGACGGCGAAGTACTACACGCCGTCGGGCCGCCTCATCCAGCGCGATTACTCCGCCGATCTCGACGACTACTTCCTCGAAGGCGAGCTGGGCGACGACAACGCGCCCGCTCCCAACCCCGAGACGACGAGCCGCGAGGTGCGGCGCACCGACTCCGGCCGCACGGTCTTCGGCGGCGGCGGGATCACGCCCGACTACACGGTCCACGGCGAGAAGGAGCCGCTCGTCCTCTCGAAGATGCGCCGGGACAATCTCTTCTTCGACTACGCGGTCAAGTACGTCGCCGCGCACCCGGATCTCAAGCCCGGATTCGCCGCCGACGACACTATCGTGAACGACTTCCGCACGTTCCTCGGAGCGCACCAGTTCAAGTACGAGCCGGCGCAGCTCGAGGCCGCGCGCGCTCCGATGGAGCTTCGCCTGCGCTCGCAGATCGCCCGCGTGAAGTGGGGCGCCGAGGCGGAGAGCAAGGTCCTGGCGGAAGGCGACTCGCAGATCCAGAAGGCGCTCACCGTCTTCGACGAGGCGGCGAAGCTCGCCCAGGCCGGCGAGCTCGGCCGCCGCGAGAAGGAAGAGAAGGGCCAGGACAAGCCGCCGGTCGAGCTGAAGGCGTCGTCTCCGTCGAGCTAG
- a CDS encoding co-chaperone GroES, translating into MKMKPLYDRILVKRIEEKEQKKGSIIIPDTAKEKPMEGKVIAVGAGAVNKEGKRTPLEVKVGDRVLFGKYAGTEIKIDDDEHVILREDEVLGILE; encoded by the coding sequence ATGAAGATGAAGCCGCTGTACGACCGGATTCTCGTCAAGAGGATCGAAGAGAAGGAACAGAAGAAGGGTTCGATCATCATCCCCGACACCGCGAAGGAAAAGCCGATGGAAGGCAAGGTCATCGCGGTGGGCGCCGGCGCCGTGAACAAGGAAGGCAAGCGGACTCCGCTCGAGGTCAAGGTCGGCGACCGGGTGCTCTTCGGCAAGTACGCGGGCACCGAGATCAAGATCGACGACGACGAGCACGTCATCCTCCGTGAGGACGAAGTCCTCGGCATCCTCGAGTAA